One window of the Suricata suricatta isolate VVHF042 chromosome 7, meerkat_22Aug2017_6uvM2_HiC, whole genome shotgun sequence genome contains the following:
- the LY6G5C gene encoding lymphocyte antigen 6 complex locus protein G5c yields MLFMAGPAGSQSVGPLGLHSTPQVLYRVLLIVLVMMSSVFGNFDPVNPEPPHPVQLSKYLRCYRCLLETKELGCLLGSDICLAPPGSSCMTLLIKNSSGSDIMVSDCRRKEQMRDCSYTRSSPVFGFWIFSRCCFREFCNNPQNRVFYIP; encoded by the exons ATGCTTTTTATGGCAGGCCCTGCAGGTAGCCAGAGTGTGGGGCCCCTGGGCCTTCATAGCACCCCCCAAGTCCTGTACAGGGTCCTTTTAATAGTGCTGGTCATGATGAGCTCGGTGTTTG GTAATTTTGATCCTGTCAATCCAGAACCCCCTCATCCAGTTCAGCTCTCCAAATATCTGCGCTGCTACCGATGCCTCTTGGAGACCAAGGAGCTGGGATGCCTTCTGGGATCTGACATCTGCCTCGCCCCACCTGGCAGCAGCTGCATGACTCTCCTCATAAAGAACA GCAGTGGTTCTGACATCATGGTGAGTGACTGCCGCCGCAAGGAGCAGATGAGGGACTGTTCGTATACCCGCTCTTCTCCTGTGTTCGGCTTCTGGATATTTTCTCGATGCTGCTTCCGGGAGTTCTGCAATAATCCTCAGAACAGAGTGTTCTATATTCCTTAG